From the Streptomyces sp. Sge12 genome, the window CGACCCCGGCACCATGAACCCGTTCCAGCACGGCGAGGTGTTCGTCACCAACGACGGCGCCGAGACCGACCTGGACATCGGCCACTACGAGCGCTTCCTCGACGTCGACCTCGACGGCTCGGCCAACGTCACCACCGGCCAGGTCTACAACACGGTCATCGCCAAGGAGCGCCGCGGCGAGTACCTCGGTGACACCGTGCAGGTCATCCCGCACATCACCAACGAGATCAAGCACCGCATCCGCCGGATGGCGACCGAGGACGTCGACGTCGTCATCACCGAGGTCGGCGGCACCGTCGGCGACATCGAGTCGCTGCCGTTCCTGGAGACCGTCCGCCAGGTCCGCCACGAGGTCGGCCGCGACAACGTCTTCGTCGTGCACATCTCGCTGCTGCCCTACATCGGCCCCTCCGGCGAGCTCAAGACCAAGCCGACCCAGCACTCGGTCGCGGCCCTGCGCAACATCGGTATCCAGCCCGACGCCATCGTGCTGCGCGCCGACCGCGACGTGCCGACCTCCATCAAGCGCAAGATCTCGCTGATGTGCGACGTGGACGAGGCGGCCGTGGTCGCGGCCATCGACGCCAAGTCCATCTACGACATCCCGAAGGTCCTGCACACCGAGGGCCTGGACGCGTACGTCGTGCGCAAGCTCGACCTGCCGTTCCGCGACGTGGACTGGACGGTCTGGGAGGACCTGCTCGACCGCGTCCACAACCCCGACCACGAGGTCAAGGTCGCGCTCGTCGGCAAGTACATCGACCTGCCCGACGCCTACCTGTCGGTGACCGAGGCGCTGCGCGCCGGCGGTTTCGCCAACAAGGCCCGCGTCCAGATCAAGTGGGTCACCTCCGACGACTGCAAGACCCCGGCCGGTGCCGCGGCGGTGCTCGGCGACGTGGACGCGATCTGCGTGCCCGGCGGCTTCGGCGACCGCGGCGTCAACGGCAAGGTCGGCGCGATCACCTACGCCCGCGAGAACAAGATCCCGCTGCTCGGCCTGTGCCTGGGCCTGCAGTGCGTGGTCATCGAGGCCGCGCGCAACCTCGCGGGCATCGATGACGCGAACTCCACCGAGTTCGACGCCTCCACCCCGCACCCGGTCATCTCGACCATGGAGGAGCAGCTGGCCTTCGTCGAGGGCGCGGGCGACCTGGGCGGCACCATGCGCCTGGGCATGTACCCGGCGAAGCTCGCCGAGGGCTCCATCGTGCGCGAGGTCTACGGCGACCAGGCGTACGTGGACGAGCGCCACCGCCACCGCTACGAGGTCAACAACGCCTACCGCGGTGAACTGGAGAAGAAGGCGGGCCTCGTCTTCTCCGGCACCTCCCCGGACAACAAGCTCGTCGAGTACGTCGAGTACCCGCGCGAGGTGCACCCCTACCTGGTGGCCACCCAGGCCCACCCGGAGCTGCGCTCGCGCCCGACCCGCCCGCACCCGCTGTTCGCGGGCCTAGTCAAGGCGGCCGTGGAGCGGCAGCAGTCCGCGAAGTGAGCGCCTGACCGCATAACGTAGGCAGCCGGGGCACGGATCGTGCCCCGGCTGTCGCGTTTTCGGGGAAGGTATCGGCCATGGCCATGGGCAACGACATCGTGGACACACCGGAGTCGTGGGAGGTGGTCGCCTCACGGACCCCGTTCGAGGGTGCGAAGACCTCCGTGAAGTCGGACCAGGTCCGGATGCCGGACCGTATGGTGGTGCGCCGCGACTACCAGGTGCACCCCGGCTCGGTGTGCGTCCTCGCCCTCGACGAGGAGCAGCGGGTGCTGGTCCTCAAGCAGTTCCGCCACCCGGTGCGGCACCGGCTGTGGGAGCTCCCGGCCGGGCTGCTCGACGTACCCGGCGAGAACCCGCTGCACGCGGCCCAGCGGGAGCTGTACGAGGAGGCGCACGCCAAGGCGGGCGACTGGCGGGTGCTGGCCGACTTCTTCAGCTCGCCCGGCGGATCCGACGAGGCCGTACGGGTCTTCCTCGCGCGGGACCTGGCGGAGGCCGAGGGGAAGCGGTACGAGGTCTCCGACGAGGAGGCCGACATGGAGATCGCCCGCGTCCCGCTCGCGGACCTGGTCCGCGGGGTCCTGGCCGGCGAGCTGGGCAACCCGGGCCTGGTGACCGGGGTACTGGCGCTCGCCGCGGCGCTCGCCTCCGAGGGCGGCATCGACTCCCTGCGCCCGGCCCTGGCCCCCTGGCCGGCCCGTCCGTACGAGGCGTGAGCGCGCCCGACTCCCCGGCGGAGGGAGCCGTTCGTGAAAAATAGGTCCATCTGCTGATCCGATTGGGGGATTTGCCCGCCGCGCTCCACACGGGTCGTCGCTCTGCGTGAACTACGCTCGCAATCCGGTGGCAGTGAGAGGAGCGGATCCGTGGCGGATTTCGTCGGGCGGCGGCGTGAGCTCAAGGAGCTGCGCGAGGACATCGCACGGACCGGGCTCGACACCCTCTCCGGCCGCAAGGCCAAGGCGCCCCGGGCCCGGGTGCTGCTCGTCGCCGGGCGGCCGGGGTCCGGGCGCACGGCCCTCGCCGAGGCCTTCGTGCGCGAGGTCGCCGAGGAGTATCCCGGCGGGGTGCTCCGCACCCGGCTCACCGCCCCCGGCGGGGAGACCGTGGCCACCGAACGGGCCGTGCGGAGCCTGCTGGAGGGGCTGGGGCGGCCCACCCCGCCCGGGGCCGGCGAGGACGAGCTGAGCTCCGCCCTGCGCACCGCCCTCGAAGGCCGCCGGGTGATCATCCTGGTTGACGACGCCGCCGATCCGCAGCAGGTGGACGCGCTGCTGCCGGACACCCCCGAGTGCCTGGTCGTGGTCACCGCCGAGGGGCCGCTCACCGGGATCCCCGACGTCCGGCCCTGCACCCTCGGCGGGCTCGACACCCCCTCCGCCGTGGAACTGCTCGCGCAGCGCATCGGCGACACCCGCGTCACCGCCGACCCCCGGGCCGCCGAGGCCCTCGCCGAGGAGTGCGGGGGGCAGCCCGCCGCACTCGTCCTCGTCGGCGGCTGGCTCGCCGCGCACCCCAAGGCCTCCGTCGCCGACGTGGCCAAGCAGCTGCACGACATGCCCGCCACCACCGGCGGCCCGCTCGCCCGCGGCTTCCGGCTCGTCTACGAGTCCCTGCCGCAGCCCGCCCAGCGGACCCTGCGGCTGCTGCCGCTCGCCCCGGCCGGCATCGTCGACTCGCACACCGCCTCGGCCCTCGCCGGCTGCTCCGTCGCCGCCGCCCAGTCCACGCTCGACGACTTCGCCGGGCTGGGCCTCGTCCGCTCCTCCCAGGACGGCCTCTTCCTGCTGCCCGGCTGTCTCGCACCGATGCTCCAGGCGCTGCTGGAGGCCAAGGAGCGCCCCGCCGAGGTCCAGCTGGCCCGGGCCCGGATGCTGGAGCGCACCGTACGGCTGCTGCAGTCCTGCCGGGCCATGGCCGAGCCCGAGGAGCCCGGGGTGGACGCCGCCGTCGACGACGGCCTGCGGGAACTGCTGGACGGTCTGCCGCGCGCCCTGCGGTTCCCCGACCGGCGGGCCGCCGCCACCTGGCTGGACACCCGGCTGCCCGCGCTCTGCGCGGCCGCCTCGCTGGCCGTGGCCGACGGGGAGCTGGACACCCTGGCCCGCAGGCTGGTCGCGGCCCTCGTACGGGCGCTGGCGGACCACCGCGGCACCGCCGGGGCCGCCCCCGAGCTGTACGGGCTGCACCGCCTGGTCCTCGACGTGGCCGAGCGCCGCAAGCTGCACCGGGAGCAGGCCGCCGCGCTGCTGAACCTGGCCGATCTGGACGCCGCGACCGGCCGGACCCAGGAGGCGCTGGAGCGCTACCGGGCCGCGCTGGACGCCGGACGGGCGGCGAACGACCCCTACGCGACCGGCCGCGCGATGGAATCCGTAGGGGGTGCGTACCAGGAGCTGGCGGACTGGCACCGGGCCTCCGACTGGTTCGGCCGGGCGCTCTCCCAGGCCCTGGCGCGGGGCGAGCGCGCGGACGAGGCCCGGCTGTACGGGCGGCTCGGCAACGTCCACACCTACGCGGGGCGGTACGGGGACGCGCTGCGCAGCTGGCGGGCGGCCGCCGCGGGCTACCGGAAGCTGGCCGATGTGCCCGGGCAGGCAAAGGCGTTGAGCGAGATGGCGCGGGTCCAGGAGTACGCCGGACGGCCCGAGGAATCGCTGCACACCTGCCGCGAGGCGGTGGAGCTGGCGCGCAGGGCGGGGGACCAGCGACTTCAGGCCGCTCTGCAGGTCCGGTTGGCCGACACGCTGGACCGGCTGGGAGACCCCGCAGCTGCGAGGTTGCACCGGTCCGCGGCCGACAGATTGCTGGGAGACGACCCCGCAGCCTGCGAAATCCGCAGTGGTTCCGACTGAGATTATTGGTTTGCAAGGCTAGACAGCGACTCATCCTTCATTAGACTGGGTTCACCGCGGCTTCCCGTGGTGCATCCCGTTGCGCGTTCTTGTGGGCGGGTATGTATGGAAGTGACCCCCAAAATCCCCTGAGCCAAGGACCGTGATCGACGATGAAGGTCGGCATCCCCCGCGAGGTCAAGAACAACGAGTTCCGGGTCGCCATCACGCCCGCCGGCGTGCATGAGCTGGTCCGCAACGGCCACCAGGTCTTCGTCGAGCAGAACGCCGGTGTGGGTTCCTCGATCACGGACGCCGAGTACGTCTCGGCCGGCGCCGAGATCCTCGGCAGCGCCGACGAGGTCTGGGCCACCGCCGACCTGCTGCTCAAGGTCAAGGAGCCGATCGCGGAGGAGTACCACCGCCTCCGCAAGGACCAGACGCTCTTCACCTACCTGCACCTGGCGGCCTCCCGCGAGTGCACGGACGCCCTGCTGGAGTCCGGCACCACCGCCATCGCCTACGAGACGGTCGAGCTCGCCAACCGCGCGCTGCCGCTGCTCGCCCCGATGTCCGAGGTCGCGGGCCGGCTGGCCCCGCAGGTCGGCGCCTACCACCTGATGCGCTCGGCCGGCGGCCGCGGCGTCCTCCCGGGCGGTGTCCCCGGCACCCACGCCGGCGAGTGCGTGGTCATCGGCGGCGGCGTCTCCGGCTGGAACGCCGCGCAGATCGCCATCGGCATGGGCTTCCACGTGACCCTGCTGGACCGCGACATCAACAAGCTCCGCGAGGCCGACAAGATCTTCGGCACGAAGATCAAGACGATCGTCTCCAACGCCTTCGAGCTGGAGAAGGCCGTCGTCGAGGCCGACCTCGTCATCGGCGCGGTGCTGATCCCGGGTGCGAAGGCCCCGAAGCTGGTCACCAACGAGCTCGTCGCCAAGATGAAGCCCGGAAGTGTCCTTGTCGACATTGCGATCGACCAGGGCGGCTGCTTCGAGGACTCCCGTCCGACCACCCACGCCGAGCCGACCTTCCAGGTCCACAACTCGGTCTTCTACTGCGTCGCCAACATGCCGGGCGCGGTGCCGAACACCTCCACCTACGCGCTGACGAACGCGACGCTGCCCTACATCGTGCAGCTCGCCAACCTCGGCTGGGCCGAGGCGCTGCGCCGCGACGCCGCGCTCGCCCTGGGCCTCAACACCCATGACGGCCAGGTCGTTTACGGTCCCGTTGCCGAGGCCCACGGCCTCGAGACCCTTGAGCTGAGCACGCTCCTCGGCTGATCGGTCGGACCCCGTCAACGACTGACGTCAATCTCACGTATCCGGCCGGACCTTGCCCGCAAGGTCCGGCCGGACGCGTTTGCGCGGTGCCCGGCGACCCCGCTCAACTCGCCTCGAACGTAACCCTTTAACCCTTTCGCACACCCGCGAAACTTCGCAGCGACAGCTCGTGCGCCCTTGACAGAGTGGTGTTCGGTTGCCGACACATCGTGCCGGGTCCGGCGGATTGTGTTGCCGCTGAGTGGTGACACGCCATAGAGTCGCCAACCGTCGGCATGGTGCCACGCTGACCTATCGATAAGTGTCCTGGTCACGTCCGAGGAGGTAAGACGACTTGTGAATGAGTCGACATTTGCTCCTGGGGGTGGTCGAGCAGGGATGCCTGAGCGGGGCCAGGGCCCTACCGGGCTCGAAGCCGTCGGCTCCGTCGCGGTACGCACCTTCGCAAACCACCAGCACATGACGACGCCCCAAAAGAGCATGGACGGCCTAGACGTGAACTCCAGGGCCGGCGACCTGAGCGGCGAAAAGCCCGTGGGTTTCGCCGACTA encodes:
- a CDS encoding CTP synthase, which translates into the protein MPPKSMTTKHIFVTGGVASSLGKGLTASSLGALLKARGLRVTMQKLDPYLNVDPGTMNPFQHGEVFVTNDGAETDLDIGHYERFLDVDLDGSANVTTGQVYNTVIAKERRGEYLGDTVQVIPHITNEIKHRIRRMATEDVDVVITEVGGTVGDIESLPFLETVRQVRHEVGRDNVFVVHISLLPYIGPSGELKTKPTQHSVAALRNIGIQPDAIVLRADRDVPTSIKRKISLMCDVDEAAVVAAIDAKSIYDIPKVLHTEGLDAYVVRKLDLPFRDVDWTVWEDLLDRVHNPDHEVKVALVGKYIDLPDAYLSVTEALRAGGFANKARVQIKWVTSDDCKTPAGAAAVLGDVDAICVPGGFGDRGVNGKVGAITYARENKIPLLGLCLGLQCVVIEAARNLAGIDDANSTEFDASTPHPVISTMEEQLAFVEGAGDLGGTMRLGMYPAKLAEGSIVREVYGDQAYVDERHRHRYEVNNAYRGELEKKAGLVFSGTSPDNKLVEYVEYPREVHPYLVATQAHPELRSRPTRPHPLFAGLVKAAVERQQSAK
- a CDS encoding NUDIX domain-containing protein; the encoded protein is MGNDIVDTPESWEVVASRTPFEGAKTSVKSDQVRMPDRMVVRRDYQVHPGSVCVLALDEEQRVLVLKQFRHPVRHRLWELPAGLLDVPGENPLHAAQRELYEEAHAKAGDWRVLADFFSSPGGSDEAVRVFLARDLAEAEGKRYEVSDEEADMEIARVPLADLVRGVLAGELGNPGLVTGVLALAAALASEGGIDSLRPALAPWPARPYEA
- a CDS encoding tetratricopeptide repeat protein; translation: MADFVGRRRELKELREDIARTGLDTLSGRKAKAPRARVLLVAGRPGSGRTALAEAFVREVAEEYPGGVLRTRLTAPGGETVATERAVRSLLEGLGRPTPPGAGEDELSSALRTALEGRRVIILVDDAADPQQVDALLPDTPECLVVVTAEGPLTGIPDVRPCTLGGLDTPSAVELLAQRIGDTRVTADPRAAEALAEECGGQPAALVLVGGWLAAHPKASVADVAKQLHDMPATTGGPLARGFRLVYESLPQPAQRTLRLLPLAPAGIVDSHTASALAGCSVAAAQSTLDDFAGLGLVRSSQDGLFLLPGCLAPMLQALLEAKERPAEVQLARARMLERTVRLLQSCRAMAEPEEPGVDAAVDDGLRELLDGLPRALRFPDRRAAATWLDTRLPALCAAASLAVADGELDTLARRLVAALVRALADHRGTAGAAPELYGLHRLVLDVAERRKLHREQAAALLNLADLDAATGRTQEALERYRAALDAGRAANDPYATGRAMESVGGAYQELADWHRASDWFGRALSQALARGERADEARLYGRLGNVHTYAGRYGDALRSWRAAAAGYRKLADVPGQAKALSEMARVQEYAGRPEESLHTCREAVELARRAGDQRLQAALQVRLADTLDRLGDPAAARLHRSAADRLLGDDPAACEIRSGSD
- the ald gene encoding alanine dehydrogenase produces the protein MKVGIPREVKNNEFRVAITPAGVHELVRNGHQVFVEQNAGVGSSITDAEYVSAGAEILGSADEVWATADLLLKVKEPIAEEYHRLRKDQTLFTYLHLAASRECTDALLESGTTAIAYETVELANRALPLLAPMSEVAGRLAPQVGAYHLMRSAGGRGVLPGGVPGTHAGECVVIGGGVSGWNAAQIAIGMGFHVTLLDRDINKLREADKIFGTKIKTIVSNAFELEKAVVEADLVIGAVLIPGAKAPKLVTNELVAKMKPGSVLVDIAIDQGGCFEDSRPTTHAEPTFQVHNSVFYCVANMPGAVPNTSTYALTNATLPYIVQLANLGWAEALRRDAALALGLNTHDGQVVYGPVAEAHGLETLELSTLLG